The Cucumis melo cultivar AY chromosome 5, USDA_Cmelo_AY_1.0, whole genome shotgun sequence genome has a segment encoding these proteins:
- the LOC127149313 gene encoding ABC transporter C family member 2-like, translating into MTMKTIFFWYCRPPVIGGVWSKSAFGVYTPCAIDSLVLSISHMLLLALCMYRIWLIFYKYKSQRFCFKSNIFNYFLSFLATYFAIEPLFKLIAKIPIFNLDAQQPGFAPFEVVNSMIRALTWGSMLVMLVVETKVYIFQFRWAIRFGVVYVLVAKIVMLNLILSVRDMYKRYILCLYIIEVFFQALFGVLLLAYFPSLDVLSDEGTDVITNKLVDTLENEELVQGEHLCPERHANLYSKMTFAWMNHIIKIGYKRPLTEKDVWKLDTWDQTETLFNCFQRTWEEECKKSKPYLLRALHSSFGGRFWFGGLWKTGSDVSQFVGPVLLCKLLECIQRGDPPRIGYIYAFSIFVGVLFGVLCEAQYLHNVMRVGFRLRSVLVASIFRKSMRLTHEDSNKFGTGKITNLMTSDTAALENITKSLHELWSSIFRIIVAMVLIYRQLGVSSLLGASLLILLFPIQKLVTNRLRKQSKEQLQCTDKRIGLINEILAAMETVKYYVWESSFQSKVQSIRKLELSWFQKAAFLKSINSFIVHIIPCLVVVTSFGLFTVFEGNLTPSRAYTSLSLLSVLIFSLCMFFGAIPQVVNAVVSLKRVEELVVAKERIVLPNPPLNPDLPSILIKNGNFAWDINHVRFTLSNINLEIPMGSLVGVVGSTGEGKTSLLSAMLGELPPVPRDADANASVFIQGDVAYVPQVSWIFNATVRENILFGSPFDSAKYEKTIDITALHLDIDLLPGGDLTEIGERGVNISGGQKQRVSLARAVYSNSDVYIFDDPFSALDAHVATQVFEKCINGELRGKTRVVVTNQLHFLPQFDKIILLHEGMVKEEGTYEELKENGKLFQTLMKNAGVSKESDEVWEDGETNGTKKSSSGLPLANNEIENDSVDATTSQYLTRQQNTTLIMQEERETGLLGWNIVLRYMKALGGVWVVIILLVYLVLSITLTILENLWLKKWTGQRSLGRTQTLYNNAIYAVLLFSLVLLRLLYSIWFITSSLHAARTLHDQMLLSTIKAPMLFFNINPLGRIVNRFSKDIGEIDRIIPQRLHVLLEQISSILCTFILIGILSTLSLCAIFPLILCFYVVYLYYQRTSREVRRLDSISRSPVYAQFTEALNGVSTIRAYKAYDRIVETNGKSMDNNIRFSLAMISGNQWLAIRLQTVGALMIWLTTTFAVMRNSKEKNQQAFATTMGLLITNVLTITSLLTDVLTLGSMVENSLNSVERVGRYIDLASEAPSIIESNRPPSGWPSFGVIKFDSVVLRYRPELPPVLHGISFSVLSKEKVGIVGRTGAGKSSILNALFRIVELDTGRIFIDGLDIAKFGLWDLRKVVGIIPQSPVLFSGSVRFNLDPFQEHADFDLWEVLERTHLMDVIRRNTLGLDAEVLEGGQNFSVGQRQLLSLARALLRRSKILVLDEATAAVDVQTDALIQKSIKEEFKSCTMLTIAHRLNTIIDCDRILLLEFGQVLEYDTPEQLLSNQESGFSKIVQSTGVTNAQYLHKLVFEGQDNIETSKEM; encoded by the exons ATGACCATGAAGACTATATTTTTCTGGTATTGTCGACCACCAGTTATAGGTGGTGTTTGGAGCAAGTCTGCATTTGGCGTTTACACGCCATGTGCCATTGACTCACTTGTGCTCTCTATTTCTCACATGCTTCTTCTAGCTCTATGTATGTATAGAATTTGGCTCATCTTCTACAAATATAAATCACAAAGGTTTTGCTTCAAGTCTAACATCTTCAActatttcttatcttttttgGCTACTTACTTTGCCATTGAGCCTTTGTTTAAATTGATAGCCAAAATTCCAATCTTCAATTTAGATGCCCAACAACCTGGATTTGCCCCATTTGAG GTGGTTAACTCGATGATTCGAGCTCTTACATGGGGCTCCATGCTTGTAATGTTGGTTGTTGAAACCAAAGTTTACATATTTCAATTTCGATGGGCCATTAGGTTTGGGGTTGTTTACGTATTAGTGGCCAAGATTGTAATGCTCAATTTAATTCTTTCAGTCAGGGATATGTACAAGag ATATATTCTATGTTTGTACATCATTGAAGTCTTCTTCCAG GCTTTATTTGGTGTTCTCTTACTTGCATATTTTCCTAGCTTAGATGTTCTCAGTGATGAAGGTACAGATGTGATTACTAATAAACTTGTGGATACTTTAGAAAATGAAGAACTTGTCCAAGGAGAACATTTATGTCCCGAGCGACATGCAAACTTATATTCAA AAATGACTTTCGCATGGATGAATCACATAATAAAGATAGGATACAAAAGACCTCTGACAGAGAAGGATGTATGGAAATTGGATACATGGGACCAAACTGAAACATTATTCAATTG CTTTCAAAGAACTTGGGAGGAAGAATGTAAAAAGTCCAAACCATATCTTCTTAGAGCGTTACATAGTAGCTTTGGAGGAAG GTTTTGGTTTGGTGGCCTGTGGAAG ACTGGCAGTGATGTTTCTCAATTTGTGGGACCTGTCCTTTTATGTAAACTTTTAGAG TGCATACAGCGTGGAGATCCACCTAGAATTGGTTACATTTATGCCTTCTCAATATTTGTAGGAGTG CTATTTGGAGTGTTATGTGAAGCACAATATCTTCATAATGTAATGCGTGTTGGTTTTCGATTGAGATCAGTCTtg GTTGCGTCTATTTTTCGTAAATCAATGAGGTTAACCCATGAGGATAGCAACAAATTTGGTACAGGAAAGATAACCAACTTGATGACTTCCGATACTGCAGCACTTGAG AATATAACCAAGTCACTTCACGAATTATGGTCATCTATATTTCGTATAATAGTTGCAATGGTTCTCATATACCGCCAATTGGGGGTTTCATCACTTCTTGGTGCATCATTGCTTATTCTTTTGTTTCCCATCCAG AAACTCGTGACCAATAGATTGCGGAAACAATCCAAAGAGCAGTTGCAATGTACAGACAAGAGAATTGGTCTTATCAATGAGATTTTAGCTGCAATGGAGACAGTGAA ATATTATGTTTGGGAGAGTAGTTTTCAATCCAAAGTACAAAGCATTCGAAAGTTGGAATTGTCATGGTTTCAGAAAGCAGCATTTCTCAAATCG ATCAATAGTTTCATAGTTCATATCATTCCTTGTTTGGTGGTTGTGACTTCCTTTGGATTATTCACAGTTTTTGAAGGAAACTTGACTCCATCTAGAGCATATACATCCCTTTCACTGCTTTCAGTACTCATATTTTCTTTATGCATGTTTTTCGGTGCAATACCTCAG GTGGTAAATGCGGTTGTATCGTTAAAGCGTGTGGAGGAGTTAGTTGTAGCTAAAGAGAGAATTGTACTTCCAAATCCACCATTAAATCCAGACCTTCCATCCATCTTAATAAAGAATGGAAACTTTGCTTGGGATATAAATCATGTAAG GTTCACGTTGTCAAACATTAATTTGGAGATACCAATGGGTAGCTTAGTGGGAGTTGTTGGAAGTACAGGGGAAGGAAAGACATCACTACTATCAGCCATGCTTGGAGAACTTCCACCAGTACCTAGGGATGCGGATGCAAATGCTTCTGTTTTTATTCAAGGAGATGTTGCTTATGTTCCACAAGTTTCATGGATTTTTAATGCAACA gTGCGTGAGAATATTTTATTTGGTTCTCCATTTGATTCTGCCAAATATGAAAAGACAATCGATATAACTGCATTACACCTTGACATTGACTTACTACCA GGTGGTGATCTTACTGAAATTGGAGAAAGAGGAGTGAATATCAGCGGTGGTCAAAAACAAAGAGTTTCATTGGCAAGGGCAGTCTACTCCAATTCTGATGTATACATTTTTGATGATCCTTTTAGTGCTCTTGATGCTCATGTCGCTACTCAG GTTTTTGAAAAATGCATTAACGGAGAATTAAGAGGGAAGACTAGAGTTGTTGTGACCAACCAACTACACTTTCTACCTCAATTTGACAAAATTATCCTCCTTCATGAAGGCATGGTGAAGGAGGAAGGAACGTATGAAGAACTAAAAGAAAAcgggaagttgttccaaacgcTAATGAAAAATGCAGGAGTATCAAAAGAAAGTGATGAAGTTTGGGAAGACGGAGAAACCAATGGTACTAAAAAATCATCATCAGGACTTCCACTTGCTAATAACGAGATCGAAAATGATTCTGTAGATGCTACTACATCACAATACCTTACTAGGCAACAAAACACTACTCTGATCATGCAAGAAGAACGAGAAACGGGCCTACTTGGTTGGAATATTGTACTTAG ATACATGAAGGCATTAGGAGGTGTTTGGGTTGTTATTATACTCCTCGTGTATTTGGTTTTGTCAATCACTCTTACAATTCTTGAGAACCTATGGTTGAAGAAATGGACTGGCCAACGTAGCTTAGGACGAACTCAAACTTTATACAACAACGCCATATATGCCGTCTTGTTATTTAGTCTG GTATTGTTGAGACTACTATATTCTATATGGTTCATCACGTCGAGCCTACATGCAGCTAGAACGTTGCACGACCAAATGCTTTTGTCTACTATAAAAGCTCCaatgttgttcttcaacatcAATCCTCTTGGGAGGATCGTCAATCGATTTTCGAAGGATATAGGGGAGATTGATAGAATCATTCCACAACGTCTCCATGTGCTTTTGGAGCAAATTTCATCTATCCTTTGTACTTTCATCTTGATTGGAATTTTGAGCACTCTATCGTTGTGTGCAATCTTTCCTCTTATCTTATGCTTTTATGTAGTCTATTTATACTACCAG AGGACATCTCGCGAAGTACGACGACTAGACTCGATAAGTAGATCTCCTGTTTATGCACAATTTACTGAAGCTCTAAATGGGGTATCAACCATTCGTGCATACAAAGCTTATGATAGGATTGTTGAAACCAATGGAAAATCTATGGACAACAACATTAGATTTAGCCTTGCGATGATAAGTGGAAACCAATGGCTAGCCATTCGCTTACAAACTGTGGGAGCTCTAATGATTTGGCTTACAACAACTTTTGCAGTGATGAGGAATagcaaagaaaaaaaccaacaaGCATTTGCAACCACCATGGGACTTCTAATTACAAATGTTTTAACTATTACTTCTTTGTTGACAGATGTACTCACACTTGGAAGTATGGTTGAAAATAGTTTAAACTCGGTCGAGCGCGTTGGGAGGTATATAGATTTAGCTTCGGAAGCACCATCAATTATCGAGAGCAATCGACCGCCCTCGGGATGGCCTTCGTTTggagttataaaatttgatagtGTTGTTTTACGCTATAGACCCGAACTCCCACCCGTCTTGCATGGGATCTCTTTTAGTGTTCTTTCTAAGGAAAAGGTTGGAATAGTTGGACGGACTGGGGCTGGAAAATCAAGCATACTTAATGCTTTATTTCGTATTGTTGAACTAGATACAGGAAGAATATTCATTGATGGTTTGGACATTGCAAAATTTGGATTGTGGGATTTGAGAAAAGTTGTTGGGATTATACCACAGTCACCTGTTCTTTTTTCAG GAAGTGTTAGGTTTAATCTAGATCCATTCCAAGAACACGCTGACTTTGATCTTTGGGAAGTTCTTGAGAGGACACATTTAATGGATGTCATAAGGAGGAATACGTTGGGCTTGGATGCTGAG GTTTTAGAGGGTGGACAGAATTTTAGTGTTGGGCAAAGGCAACTATTAAGCCTTGCTAGAGCACTTCTTCGACGATCAAAAATACTTGTTCTTGATGAAGCAACTGCGGCGGTTGATGTACAAACTGATGCCTTAATTCAGAAAAGTATTAAGGAAGAGTTTAAATCTTGTACAATGCTCACTATTGCACATAGATTAAATACCATCATAGACTGTGATCGAATTCTTCTACTTGAGTTTGGACAG GTGTTGGAGTACGACACTCCAGAACAACTTTTATCGAATCAAGAAAGTGGTTTTTCAAAGATTGTTCAAAGTACAGGAGTTACCAATGCCCAATACTTGCACAAATTAGTATTTGAAGGTCAAGACAACATAGAAACAAGCAAGGAAATGTGA